A DNA window from Agrobacterium vaccinii contains the following coding sequences:
- a CDS encoding GNAT family N-acetyltransferase encodes MLHLVHSPVAMGTGDTVAHISKTLHDIEPAAWNICFPAQVEDYDCLLAIEEAGLAGFEWRYVTLFENDMVVAAMPFFICPYALDTTLEEGPVRRIVRRMRQWSPRLLTMRLACLGSPCTESATIGFHPDIAASQRPALFRRLLSAFEAYATNEKCTLMGVKDVPETAPFALVDVLRERGFATIGSLPTASLDIDFTTIEDYLECLSASTRKDMRRKLKSLEKVRIETRTDFADLLPQVMTLYHDTRNRSEWQFEELTKAYFSGILVRMEGRAFCTFYFVDDTLIAANLLVHDDETLIDKFFCMDGEKGRAYNPYFLSWFTNLRYCLDHDLTRYQSGQAYYENKIRLGSTLTANSMFFRHRNPIVQALLKLLSPLFSTDEVT; translated from the coding sequence ATGCTGCATCTCGTTCATAGTCCCGTTGCCATGGGAACGGGAGACACGGTCGCCCACATCAGCAAGACGCTTCACGACATCGAGCCTGCAGCATGGAACATTTGCTTCCCAGCGCAGGTCGAGGATTACGACTGCCTGCTAGCGATAGAGGAGGCTGGCCTTGCAGGCTTCGAGTGGCGTTATGTCACGCTTTTCGAAAATGACATGGTCGTTGCCGCCATGCCCTTCTTCATTTGCCCTTACGCGCTGGATACCACGCTTGAGGAGGGACCTGTCCGACGGATTGTGCGACGGATGCGGCAATGGTCCCCACGGTTGCTGACAATGCGGCTTGCATGTCTCGGCTCGCCCTGCACCGAAAGCGCTACCATCGGTTTTCACCCCGATATCGCCGCCAGCCAGCGCCCGGCGCTGTTTCGCCGGTTGCTGAGTGCTTTCGAAGCCTATGCGACCAATGAAAAATGTACGCTAATGGGCGTGAAAGATGTACCAGAGACGGCGCCATTTGCGCTGGTCGATGTTCTCCGTGAACGCGGTTTCGCCACCATCGGCAGTCTGCCGACAGCCTCCCTCGACATCGATTTTACGACCATCGAAGACTATCTCGAATGCCTGTCGGCCAGCACGCGCAAGGATATGCGCCGCAAGCTAAAGTCGCTTGAAAAGGTGCGCATCGAAACGAGGACGGATTTTGCCGATTTGTTGCCGCAGGTCATGACGCTCTATCATGATACGCGCAACCGCAGCGAATGGCAGTTCGAGGAGCTGACGAAAGCCTATTTCTCCGGCATTCTGGTGCGGATGGAAGGCCGAGCCTTCTGCACGTTCTACTTTGTCGATGATACGCTGATTGCGGCCAATCTCCTGGTTCACGATGACGAGACGCTGATCGACAAGTTTTTCTGCATGGATGGAGAAAAGGGCCGTGCCTACAATCCCTATTTCCTCAGTTGGTTCACTAATCTACGCTATTGTCTCGACCATGATCTGACCCGGTATCAAAGCGGGCAGGCCTATTACGAAAACAAAATCCGGTTGGGCAGCACGCTGACGGCCAACAGCATGTTCTTTCGTCATCGCAACCCCATAGTACAGGCGCTTCTCAAGTTACTATCGCCACTTTTTTCCACCGATGAGGTGACGTGA
- a CDS encoding EamA family transporter, with amino-acid sequence MTPIRLSWLAVPVLNTLFQIFIKRGAEDMGETGGMWHWLAGALQSHWVIAAIAVEIICFFLWMNILSELDLSKAFPLSAVSYVMVIASGWLIFGEPVMRLQVIGSILILTGVWLIAIASKGEDKTHEVTETRCRASL; translated from the coding sequence ATGACCCCGATCCGTCTGTCGTGGCTGGCAGTGCCGGTGCTCAACACGCTGTTTCAGATTTTCATCAAACGCGGTGCCGAGGATATGGGCGAGACCGGCGGCATGTGGCATTGGTTGGCCGGTGCGCTCCAGTCTCACTGGGTCATCGCAGCCATCGCAGTCGAGATCATATGCTTTTTCCTCTGGATGAACATCCTCTCGGAACTCGATCTCAGCAAGGCATTTCCGCTGTCTGCCGTCAGCTACGTCATGGTCATCGCTAGCGGATGGCTGATTTTCGGCGAACCTGTCATGAGGCTTCAGGTCATCGGAAGCATCCTCATCCTGACGGGTGTCTGGTTGATTGCCATCGCCAGTAAGGGCGAAGACAAAACGCACGAGGTTACCGAAACGCGATGTCGCGCATCACTATGA
- a CDS encoding MipA/OmpV family protein encodes MSTDWIVTIGGSTEYGPSYPGASRNSVGFIPSFDIRRMDEAADYSAPDDNIDYTLLELSGVEFGPVAGFRSGRSISDDRRVIGLQEVDWAIDAGAFIQYWPVEEKLRLRVETRQALWGGEGLVADLAADWFLPVNDKLVFSLGSRASLANSAYMNPNFSITPDESARNGRLDAFDADGGLKSVGVAVAATYTISPAWSAQVYYKYDRLLNDAASSPITSVLGSPDQNIIGFSLNRSFQIAF; translated from the coding sequence GTGTCAACTGATTGGATCGTGACGATCGGTGGTTCCACGGAGTATGGGCCATCTTATCCGGGTGCCAGCCGAAACTCGGTAGGTTTCATTCCATCCTTCGATATCAGGCGCATGGACGAGGCAGCGGACTATAGCGCGCCTGACGACAACATTGATTATACGCTGCTGGAGCTTTCAGGTGTGGAGTTCGGTCCCGTTGCTGGCTTTCGCTCTGGCCGGTCGATTTCGGACGACCGGCGCGTGATTGGCCTGCAAGAGGTAGACTGGGCAATCGATGCGGGGGCCTTCATACAATATTGGCCCGTCGAGGAAAAATTGCGGCTACGCGTCGAAACGCGCCAGGCACTGTGGGGCGGTGAAGGCCTTGTGGCAGACCTGGCCGCTGACTGGTTTTTGCCCGTCAACGACAAGCTTGTCTTTTCCTTAGGTAGCCGTGCCTCACTGGCAAATTCGGCCTATATGAATCCGAACTTTAGCATTACACCGGACGAGTCCGCGAGAAATGGACGTCTCGATGCCTTCGATGCGGACGGTGGATTGAAGTCCGTTGGTGTGGCAGTTGCAGCCACCTACACCATTTCTCCCGCCTGGAGCGCGCAAGTCTATTATAAATACGACCGGCTTTTGAATGATGCCGCATCGAGCCCGATCACAAGCGTTCTCGGTTCACCGGACCAGAACATTATCGGCTTTTCACTCAATCGGTCTTTCCAGATCGCTTTTTGA
- a CDS encoding extracellular solute-binding protein has protein sequence MQVLRRSFLAAASVVALMGASPAYAAAELTLQRFFGACDADFGTNTDVTKAVGECGIITSIINKFNADNPDIHISVTTVEWPGYDQLTAQFAAGDPPDIVSIHHSAISDYQSKGLLLPVDELLAKNGITPDLFTEAARGGVTKEGKMYGLPIDNWTMLFHINMDLFKQAGLVNADGTPKLPTSVDELLAQAKQFREKTGKPYMIQNLANEKALFARNFYTYLFQQGSDFFADPTKVKLQTPEAKKVIELYKALYDNNDTTKDMDYAGAINAFLAGEGGVQLNGTWVIGDYNASSQTKGTALNKGGYAVYPYPQLFSGKKAQYADGHAWGVSQKDRTEEQTAAIGKFLKFFADNDFEWARTGHLPSVKAVLESDAFKALPHRDTVSSIATLGTPLPATVQRQFAIQDIIGEEMNAAIIGQKNVDAALADMESRINDLLANL, from the coding sequence ATGCAGGTACTTAGACGGTCGTTTTTGGCGGCGGCATCCGTCGTCGCACTCATGGGGGCAAGCCCCGCATATGCTGCCGCGGAACTGACCTTGCAGCGCTTCTTTGGTGCCTGCGATGCGGATTTCGGCACCAATACCGATGTTACCAAGGCGGTTGGGGAATGCGGGATCATCACGTCGATCATCAACAAATTCAATGCCGACAATCCCGACATCCATATTTCGGTGACGACGGTGGAATGGCCAGGATATGACCAACTGACAGCACAATTTGCGGCCGGCGATCCGCCGGATATCGTGTCGATCCACCACTCTGCGATCTCCGATTACCAGTCCAAGGGATTGTTGCTGCCAGTTGACGAACTGTTGGCGAAAAATGGCATCACGCCGGACCTGTTTACCGAAGCAGCGCGCGGCGGGGTGACCAAAGAAGGCAAAATGTATGGCCTACCCATCGACAACTGGACCATGCTGTTTCACATCAACATGGATCTCTTCAAGCAAGCAGGCCTTGTAAATGCCGATGGAACCCCGAAGCTACCGACAAGCGTAGACGAGCTTCTGGCGCAGGCCAAACAGTTCAGGGAAAAGACCGGCAAACCTTACATGATCCAGAACCTCGCCAATGAAAAGGCGCTGTTCGCCCGCAACTTCTACACATATCTCTTCCAGCAGGGTTCAGATTTCTTTGCCGATCCAACCAAGGTCAAGCTGCAAACGCCCGAGGCAAAGAAGGTCATTGAGCTCTATAAGGCGCTCTACGACAACAACGACACCACCAAGGACATGGATTATGCAGGCGCGATCAACGCGTTTCTGGCCGGTGAAGGCGGTGTCCAGCTGAACGGCACATGGGTGATTGGCGATTACAACGCATCTTCGCAAACGAAGGGTACCGCACTGAACAAAGGTGGCTACGCGGTGTATCCTTATCCGCAGCTCTTTTCCGGCAAAAAAGCCCAATATGCCGACGGCCACGCCTGGGGCGTTTCCCAGAAAGACCGAACCGAGGAGCAAACCGCAGCCATCGGCAAATTCCTGAAGTTCTTTGCCGATAACGACTTCGAGTGGGCGCGCACCGGTCACCTGCCATCGGTAAAAGCTGTCCTGGAAAGCGATGCGTTCAAGGCCCTGCCTCACCGAGATACCGTGTCCTCCATCGCCACACTCGGCACACCGCTGCCTGCCACGGTGCAGCGCCAGTTTGCGATTCAGGATATTATTGGCGAGGAAATGAACGCAGCCATCATCGGCCAGAAAAATGTCGATGCAGCACTCGCCGACATGGAATCGCGAATCAACGACCTGCTCGCCAACCTTTAG
- a CDS encoding carbohydrate ABC transporter permease produces the protein MSNERVSGMVGRTTGDRVILCLTIASAAIMMAPLIWVVALSIKDNKELMVSMNAVFHAPYTIQNYINILATSSVFRWILNSLVVSGGLTIGTLILASLAGYGFARLNFPFRNVIFVLVLMGLAVPEQAVLIARHQLFSWLKFHNSYQGLILPGLSAPFGVFLMTQYFRAIPKELDEAALLDNASRFKIFWKVLLPLTLPAQATLGIFTFLNAWNDYFWPLISGTKKEMYTLTVGIASTQTNFAQSEGLGFLMSQAVFAGAPILILYLFFQKYIVTAVSGAAVR, from the coding sequence ATGAGCAATGAACGCGTTTCCGGCATGGTCGGCCGCACCACAGGCGACCGGGTGATCCTCTGCCTCACTATCGCTTCGGCTGCCATTATGATGGCACCTCTCATCTGGGTCGTTGCCCTTTCGATCAAGGACAACAAGGAGCTGATGGTCAGCATGAACGCCGTGTTTCATGCGCCCTACACCATCCAGAATTACATCAACATCCTGGCAACATCTTCGGTGTTTCGCTGGATACTCAACAGCTTGGTTGTTTCGGGTGGCCTGACGATCGGCACGCTCATCCTGGCTTCGCTCGCTGGTTACGGCTTTGCCCGGCTCAACTTTCCGTTCCGAAATGTCATTTTCGTGCTCGTCCTGATGGGTCTTGCCGTGCCCGAGCAGGCGGTATTGATCGCGCGCCACCAGCTGTTCAGCTGGCTTAAATTCCACAACAGCTACCAGGGCCTTATTCTGCCCGGATTATCCGCACCATTCGGCGTATTCCTGATGACACAGTATTTCCGGGCCATTCCGAAAGAGCTCGATGAAGCTGCGTTGCTCGACAATGCAAGTCGCTTCAAGATTTTCTGGAAAGTTCTGTTGCCGCTAACGTTGCCGGCACAAGCGACCCTTGGAATATTCACGTTTCTAAACGCCTGGAACGATTACTTCTGGCCACTGATTTCCGGCACGAAAAAGGAAATGTACACGCTGACGGTCGGCATCGCTTCAACACAGACGAATTTTGCACAGTCGGAAGGCCTTGGCTTTCTGATGTCGCAGGCAGTCTTTGCGGGTGCACCGATCCTCATTCTCTACCTGTTCTTCCAGAAATACATCGTCACCGCGGTGTCGGGTGCTGCGGTGCGTTGA
- a CDS encoding carbohydrate ABC transporter permease: MAETVSSAPRKVQSVNAPLWRNALFVAPYLFFFITLLVVPLFWGIWLSLHKADAFSVGRFVGLTNYIRLFNDRIFIQSIWNTFYFVALTVPALAVIGLLLALALNRQTRTAAVLRTVFFASSVLSVTIVTLVWRIVFIPNFGLLSTIYGWFGATAPAFLSNPDLVMIAIAIATIWWCIGLPMMLYLAALQQIPGDIYEAAALDNASRWRTFRFITFPSIKRTFVLVVVIQIVLQFQLFGQAKLMSNGGPNNVSKPLVLYIYEAAFTKWDLGLGAAASEVLFVLILIAAMVQFLVSRRQGDAQ, from the coding sequence ATGGCTGAGACGGTCAGCAGCGCACCTCGCAAGGTCCAGTCGGTCAATGCACCCTTATGGCGCAATGCGCTTTTCGTTGCGCCTTACCTTTTCTTCTTCATCACTCTGCTCGTCGTTCCCCTGTTTTGGGGCATATGGCTCAGCCTGCACAAAGCAGACGCCTTTTCCGTCGGTCGCTTCGTTGGCCTGACGAATTACATCCGTCTGTTCAACGACCGCATTTTCATTCAGTCGATCTGGAACACGTTTTATTTTGTAGCGCTGACCGTTCCGGCTCTCGCCGTCATCGGGCTTTTGCTGGCACTGGCGCTCAACCGCCAGACGCGCACAGCGGCTGTGCTGCGCACTGTGTTCTTCGCCTCGTCGGTCCTCTCCGTCACCATTGTCACTTTGGTCTGGCGCATCGTCTTCATCCCAAACTTCGGCTTGCTATCGACGATCTATGGCTGGTTCGGCGCGACTGCCCCCGCCTTCCTGTCCAATCCCGATCTGGTGATGATCGCGATTGCAATCGCGACGATCTGGTGGTGCATCGGTCTGCCGATGATGCTGTATCTCGCGGCTCTCCAGCAAATCCCCGGTGACATCTACGAGGCAGCCGCGCTGGACAACGCCAGCCGCTGGCGCACCTTCCGCTTCATTACCTTCCCGTCCATCAAGCGGACTTTCGTGCTGGTCGTGGTTATCCAGATCGTCCTTCAGTTCCAGTTGTTCGGTCAGGCGAAACTGATGTCGAACGGCGGGCCAAACAATGTCTCCAAGCCGCTCGTTCTTTACATTTACGAAGCCGCCTTCACGAAATGGGACCTCGGTCTCGGAGCAGCAGCATCTGAGGTCCTGTTCGTGTTGATCCTGATCGCCGCAATGGTCCAGTTTCTGGTTTCTCGTCGACAGGGAGATGCGCAATGA
- a CDS encoding ABC transporter ATP-binding protein — translation MTAQIEIDNVTKRYGAMTVLENLSLSVKANEFMVFLGPSGCGKSTLLRMIAGLESVDEGTISINGERIDTLPPGKRDIAMVFQSYALYPHMTVSDNMAFGLHNIGVPPETVSARIAEAARMLEIGHLLERKPGQLSGGQRQRVAIGRAIVKEPKAFLFDEPLSNLDAALRVRTRVELAQLRNRVKSTMIFVTHDQIEAMTLADRVVVMNNRKIEQIGTPMDIYLRPASRFVATFVGSPTMNFMPVQISEADGFAVATLQDGSRLQTGVRAGMLTSGEQTLGIRAEAIRRAEDGAPSATNGTVEVLERLGDRTLLYTRLDDGSMIVAEDIGLSRANIGDRIGLSLDGQRAHLFDADGRAYHAQDGDHG, via the coding sequence ATGACGGCGCAGATCGAAATAGACAATGTCACCAAGCGTTATGGTGCCATGACCGTTCTGGAAAACCTGTCACTCTCGGTTAAAGCCAACGAGTTCATGGTCTTTCTCGGCCCATCGGGATGCGGTAAGTCCACCTTGCTGCGCATGATCGCCGGGCTTGAGAGCGTGGATGAAGGTACGATCTCCATCAACGGCGAGCGCATCGACACGCTTCCTCCCGGCAAGCGCGACATCGCTATGGTATTCCAATCCTATGCGCTCTACCCGCATATGACTGTCTCGGACAATATGGCGTTCGGCCTCCACAACATAGGTGTTCCCCCCGAAACGGTCTCGGCCCGTATCGCCGAAGCGGCTAGGATGCTGGAGATCGGCCATCTGCTTGAGCGCAAGCCGGGCCAGCTTTCCGGCGGCCAGCGACAGCGCGTGGCCATCGGGCGCGCCATCGTCAAGGAACCAAAAGCATTTCTGTTCGATGAACCTCTTTCCAACCTCGACGCCGCCTTGCGCGTGAGAACCCGAGTCGAACTGGCCCAACTGCGCAACCGGGTCAAATCCACCATGATTTTCGTAACCCATGACCAGATCGAGGCAATGACGCTCGCCGACCGCGTGGTTGTGATGAACAACCGCAAGATCGAGCAGATCGGAACGCCGATGGATATCTATCTGCGTCCCGCCAGCCGTTTCGTCGCGACCTTTGTAGGTTCGCCCACGATGAACTTCATGCCGGTGCAGATTTCCGAGGCCGATGGCTTTGCAGTCGCCACCCTTCAGGATGGCTCCCGGCTGCAAACGGGCGTGCGTGCCGGCATGCTGACAAGCGGTGAACAGACGCTTGGCATCCGCGCGGAAGCGATACGGCGGGCGGAAGATGGTGCACCTTCAGCCACCAATGGCACGGTCGAGGTATTGGAACGACTGGGGGACCGCACGCTGCTTTACACACGGCTCGACGATGGCAGCATGATCGTCGCCGAAGATATCGGCCTTAGCCGTGCAAACATCGGAGACAGGATCGGACTTTCGCTGGATGGCCAGCGGGCGCATCTGTTCGACGCGGATGGTCGAGCTTATCACGCGCAGGATGGCGACCATGGCTGA
- a CDS encoding alpha-N-arabinofuranosidase, whose product MKAAVTAHAKFSIAEIDPRLYGSFIEHLGRAVYTGIYEPDHATADENGMRQDVIDLVKELQVPIVRYPGGNFVSAYNWEDGIGPREERPVRLDLAWHTSESNQVGIHEFADWCTSVGTEMMLAVNLGSRGLDEARNFLEYVNHEGGSTWSDKRRANGREEPFDVRLWCLGNEMDGPWQIGHKTADEYGRLAHETAKAMRAFDSRLELVVCGSSNAHMPTYPQWEATVLEHTYNEVDYISLHMYFENRAKDTANYLARSLELDNYIATVAGVIAYVKSKKRSKKDVYISFDEWNVWYHSKERDRAILEGGSGWPEAPALLEDDYNFEDVLQVGCILNTFINRSDVVRIACLAQLVNVIAPIMTVPGGPAWRQTIFYPYYYASVYGRGTALKLMVDSPTYEADGVGSVPYLDVSAVRDEAKGNVTFFIVNRHLTEALDLDVQLLEFGALSIADDQVIAHSDINITNTEHKPDNVVPVKGEGAILDQERLTVSVAPLSYRMIRLSA is encoded by the coding sequence ATGAAGGCGGCCGTTACTGCCCACGCCAAGTTCAGCATCGCCGAGATCGATCCGCGCCTTTACGGTTCGTTTATCGAGCATCTTGGTCGGGCCGTTTACACAGGGATTTACGAGCCGGATCACGCGACTGCCGATGAAAACGGCATGCGGCAGGATGTCATCGACCTCGTGAAGGAGCTTCAGGTCCCGATTGTCCGTTATCCCGGCGGCAACTTCGTTTCAGCCTATAATTGGGAAGACGGGATCGGTCCGCGGGAAGAGCGCCCCGTCAGGCTGGACCTTGCATGGCACACGTCAGAGAGCAATCAGGTCGGCATTCATGAATTCGCGGACTGGTGTACTTCTGTCGGCACGGAAATGATGCTGGCGGTCAATCTCGGTTCTCGTGGTCTGGATGAGGCGCGCAACTTTCTGGAATACGTCAACCACGAGGGGGGTAGCACTTGGAGCGACAAGCGGCGCGCCAATGGCCGCGAAGAGCCATTCGACGTGCGCCTATGGTGCCTTGGCAACGAAATGGACGGCCCCTGGCAGATCGGCCACAAGACAGCAGACGAATATGGAAGACTTGCCCATGAGACGGCCAAAGCGATGCGCGCTTTCGACAGCCGCCTCGAACTGGTCGTCTGCGGGTCGTCGAATGCTCACATGCCGACTTACCCGCAGTGGGAGGCAACCGTTCTGGAGCACACATATAACGAGGTCGACTATATCTCGCTGCATATGTATTTCGAAAACCGCGCCAAGGACACGGCAAATTACCTCGCTCGCAGTTTGGAACTCGACAATTACATCGCCACCGTTGCCGGTGTGATCGCCTATGTGAAGTCGAAGAAGCGATCCAAAAAAGATGTCTATATCTCTTTCGACGAATGGAACGTTTGGTACCACTCCAAGGAGCGTGACCGTGCGATTCTCGAAGGTGGTAGCGGTTGGCCAGAGGCGCCCGCGCTTTTGGAAGATGACTATAATTTCGAGGATGTGCTGCAGGTTGGTTGCATCCTTAACACGTTCATCAACCGGTCGGACGTCGTGCGGATCGCCTGCCTTGCACAGCTCGTCAACGTGATCGCGCCAATCATGACGGTTCCTGGCGGCCCTGCCTGGCGTCAGACGATTTTCTATCCGTACTATTATGCATCCGTCTACGGGCGTGGAACGGCCCTGAAGCTGATGGTCGATAGCCCAACCTATGAAGCTGACGGCGTAGGCTCCGTGCCCTACCTTGATGTTTCGGCTGTGCGCGACGAGGCCAAAGGCAATGTGACATTTTTCATCGTCAATCGTCACCTCACAGAAGCGCTGGACCTCGATGTTCAATTGCTGGAATTCGGTGCGCTCTCGATTGCAGACGACCAGGTCATTGCGCACTCCGATATCAACATCACCAACACCGAACACAAGCCTGACAATGTCGTACCGGTGAAAGGAGAAGGTGCCATATTGGATCAGGAACGGCTTACCGTTTCCGTTGCACCGCTGAGTTACCGCATGATCCGCCTGTCGGCTTGA
- a CDS encoding ArsR/SmtB family transcription factor yields MNRNFLVVDPEEHQSVLKALASPARIAMLKLMQRKGPMNVNDLAAELSLPQSTVSTSVQLLEDAGLIRTETIKARKGSQKICSCVYDEVLIVLKDNIKETEKNAIEVSMPLGLYTSFEVSAPCGLCSVDGIIGLLDVPSTFLDPDRMKTALIWFTRGYVEYQFPNNARLSNAEIREIEFALELSSEVPGTSADWPSDITLAVNGIDVATWTSPGDFGDQRGVYTPDWWKLKGSQYGKLKSFRVNEDGSYVDGLRISDVRLSDLGLEVHHSIRLRIGVKNDAKHPGGINIFGRGFGNYDQDILLRLRTR; encoded by the coding sequence GTGAATCGCAATTTCCTTGTCGTGGACCCAGAGGAGCATCAATCCGTTCTCAAGGCTCTCGCATCACCGGCGCGTATTGCGATGCTAAAACTGATGCAGCGGAAAGGACCAATGAATGTCAATGATCTTGCCGCTGAGCTGAGCCTTCCGCAATCAACTGTTTCAACAAGCGTCCAGTTACTGGAAGACGCAGGGCTTATACGCACAGAAACGATCAAGGCTCGCAAGGGAAGCCAGAAGATTTGCTCGTGCGTGTACGATGAAGTCCTGATTGTGCTGAAGGATAACATCAAGGAAACGGAAAAAAACGCGATTGAGGTGTCGATGCCTTTGGGTCTCTACACCAGCTTCGAGGTGTCCGCGCCCTGTGGTCTTTGCTCGGTCGATGGCATCATTGGACTGCTCGATGTTCCCAGCACGTTTCTTGATCCAGACCGCATGAAAACAGCGCTGATATGGTTCACGCGCGGCTATGTGGAGTATCAGTTTCCAAACAATGCAAGGCTTTCGAATGCGGAAATTCGCGAGATCGAATTCGCTTTGGAGCTCAGTTCCGAAGTCCCGGGCACCAGCGCTGACTGGCCCTCCGACATTACCCTCGCTGTCAATGGAATCGACGTCGCGACATGGACTTCGCCCGGAGATTTTGGCGACCAGAGGGGCGTTTACACTCCCGATTGGTGGAAACTGAAAGGCTCCCAATATGGCAAGCTTAAGAGTTTCCGTGTCAACGAAGATGGCTCTTATGTCGATGGCTTACGCATATCGGACGTGCGGCTTTCCGATCTGGGACTGGAAGTCCATCACTCCATACGTCTGCGCATCGGCGTGAAAAACGACGCCAAACATCCTGGCGGCATCAATATTTTTGGCCGGGGATTCGGCAATTACGACCAGGATATTTTGCTGCGATTGCGAACGCGCTAG
- a CDS encoding copper chaperone PCu(A)C, with product MRRLLLGLVALMPTTSLAHDYKVGDLVINHPKIVETPPGAKVAAGYLTVVNNGSSDDRLVAIESTVIPKIEMHTSTVTDGVARMTEMDGGMVLPAGKSVALGDAGTHAMFTDLTKQLKQGEKIEAVLVFEKAGRVPVVFNVEKRSAQKAETHDHP from the coding sequence ATGCGCAGACTGCTGCTCGGGCTTGTTGCCCTGATGCCGACCACGAGCCTCGCTCACGACTATAAGGTGGGCGACCTCGTGATCAACCATCCGAAAATCGTGGAGACGCCGCCTGGCGCCAAGGTCGCCGCTGGATATCTGACCGTCGTCAACAACGGAAGCTCGGACGACCGTCTGGTTGCCATCGAAAGCACCGTCATTCCCAAGATCGAGATGCACACGTCGACAGTCACCGATGGCGTGGCCCGCATGACGGAAATGGACGGTGGAATGGTGCTTCCAGCGGGCAAAAGCGTTGCGCTTGGAGATGCAGGGACCCACGCCATGTTCACCGATCTCACGAAGCAGTTGAAGCAGGGCGAGAAGATCGAAGCGGTGCTGGTGTTCGAGAAGGCGGGTCGCGTTCCCGTCGTCTTCAATGTCGAGAAACGATCCGCGCAGAAGGCTGAGACGCATGACCACCCGTAA
- a CDS encoding SCO family protein, translating to MTTRNSKFLKRIRWISWSLIAVLATALAIVWVEGRFATEAEAKPYATPFQLTDQNGATVAERDTLGKPSAWLYGFTHCPDVCPTALAEMAQVLEQLGPEADKLRVVFVSVDPARDTPALLKDYVAYFDERILALTGPDQQLQQMTKARYIYYKKVGEGDSYEMDHTAGVQLVRADGRFFGTLDSHETAEVRMQKIRRLIGE from the coding sequence ATGACCACCCGTAATTCGAAATTCCTGAAGCGTATCCGGTGGATAAGCTGGAGCCTGATTGCCGTCCTCGCCACCGCGCTTGCTATTGTATGGGTTGAGGGGAGGTTTGCGACGGAGGCCGAGGCGAAACCCTATGCGACCCCGTTTCAACTGACGGACCAGAATGGCGCGACCGTCGCGGAGCGCGACACGCTGGGCAAGCCATCGGCGTGGTTATATGGATTTACGCATTGCCCGGATGTCTGCCCGACAGCGCTGGCCGAGATGGCGCAAGTGCTTGAGCAACTTGGGCCAGAGGCGGACAAGTTGCGTGTGGTCTTCGTCAGTGTCGATCCGGCCCGTGACACGCCGGCGCTGCTCAAGGATTACGTCGCCTATTTCGATGAGCGCATCTTGGCTCTCACCGGCCCGGATCAGCAGCTGCAGCAGATGACCAAGGCAAGATATATTTATTACAAGAAGGTCGGGGAGGGTGACTCCTACGAGATGGATCACACCGCTGGCGTCCAGCTCGTGCGTGCCGATGGCAGGTTCTTCGGCACTTTGGACAGCCATGAAACGGCAGAGGTTCGGATGCAGAAAATCAGGCGTCTGATCGGCGAATAG
- a CDS encoding methyltransferase family protein: MIQIVTIVLIWAYVLAFLYLTFRTARRSGQSVWLFSAGRERQGIPAALFRFAFILGCALPLVSLWVDAEWAVGTITPLNLGAPAASIGIMLMIVGGAGALYSQWYMGNSWRIGAAAGRLGSIVSEGPFAYSRNPVFVGQITLFSGLVLAHPTGLLLAILICVVVAAWMQVRIEERVLDHDLGKPYFDYRQRVRRWL; this comes from the coding sequence ATGATCCAGATAGTAACCATCGTCTTGATCTGGGCATATGTTCTCGCCTTCCTCTATCTCACGTTCCGCACGGCGCGACGATCCGGTCAGAGCGTCTGGCTGTTTTCGGCAGGGCGGGAGCGTCAGGGAATTCCTGCTGCACTCTTCCGGTTCGCCTTTATCCTTGGCTGCGCTTTGCCGCTGGTATCGTTATGGGTTGATGCGGAGTGGGCCGTTGGCACCATCACTCCGTTGAACCTCGGCGCCCCCGCTGCATCGATCGGTATCATGCTGATGATCGTAGGTGGCGCGGGTGCGCTTTATTCTCAGTGGTACATGGGCAATTCCTGGCGGATCGGTGCCGCAGCAGGCAGGTTGGGAAGCATCGTCTCCGAAGGTCCGTTTGCGTATTCCAGAAACCCCGTTTTTGTTGGCCAGATCACACTATTCTCGGGCCTTGTACTCGCCCACCCGACAGGCTTGCTGCTTGCTATTCTCATCTGCGTCGTTGTGGCCGCATGGATGCAGGTACGCATCGAAGAACGTGTCCTCGACCACGACCTTGGCAAGCCGTATTTCGACTACCGTCAACGGGTCAGAAGATGGCTGTAA